The stretch of DNA TCGTGCCGGCCTAATTAAGTCTGTAAGAGGGGCACAGGGGGGCTACCAATTAGCAGTAGCCCCAGAAAAGATTTCCCTTGGCGCTATCCTGGCGGCAGTGGGAGACAGTATTGACCCCTTGCCACCGGCGGAATATGATAATAATTCTCCGGAGGATTGGGTAACGGCTTCCGTGTGGAGAAGACTAAACCGCAAATTGAAGGAGGCAGTATTTGAAATATCTCTGGCAGATTTGTACTATGATGCCCGT from Geminocystis sp. M7585_C2015_104 encodes:
- a CDS encoding Rrf2 family transcriptional regulator, with protein sequence MKLTTQSYYAVKALLYLTCHRDMPAVSVNTIAQRQNLPAPYLEKILLKIRRAGLIKSVRGAQGGYQLAVAPEKISLGAILAAVGDSIDPLPPAEYDNNSPEDWVTASVWRRLNRKLKEAVFEISLADLYYDARSRQADLGGGNNFIV